The genomic segment TTGGAAGAACTTGAAGCATATTTTGTTCAGCACCAGTACCTGTAAAGTTGCATTATAAGcagcatcttcttcctcattaCCTTCTCTACCAATACTAATCAAAGAATCTGCAGATATACCCATAAAGTTATCAATGATTTGCTTGTAAAGCGTCATCACGTACATCGACGTGGGTCTTGCAATGTTATCCTCAGTAGCAAGACTAAAATCACAGCTCTGCAGACATATTGCAAGCTCTGGAATTTCTAACAGTGGGAAAATGTCGTTGTTCATGGCTACTTCCCACAATTTAACATTACAGTATACCTTGTTCGTAGAGATCTTAATACTTCAAATCGTTCCGCGAGAATAAGTAAAAGGTTAACTCTCTCTAAAGAAAACAAATACTAAGGATTCTGATACCATTGGGTCATTGTGAATCACCTATATTTGTTCAGCACCGAAACATTCACTGACGATCTTTTCCAGCTAACTTTTCTCGAGCACAACATGATAAAGAAAGTAGCTGTTATCGGCGGTGGTCCTGCAGGACTATGTTCTGTCTACCAAGCATTGAAATCTCAATCTGAAGATTATGGATTTGAATGTGTTGGATTCGAGGGTAAATCGAAATTGGGTGGTGTTTGGAGCGATACACCAGGTGAATCTCTCGAATCTCCCACGGTAGTTGGTCAATTGGCCAAACTGCAGGACCCTACAATAGCCCATGACCCTAGAAATATCTTCTATGATAATTCACCCCTTGTTAATCCCGCAGATGGATCTATTCAACTCAAGACCCTATCCGGTACTGGAAATAAGAAGCCATTGAAGATTAGTAGGAGACAATCTCTAAGGGATGGTATATGCTTTGCTGACAAGACAGGTATCTACGACGATTTCGTAAGTAACACCCCGAAGGAAATGATGAGTTTTGAGAACAGCTCTATTGGCCAGTCTAATCCTGATATTTATCCGCTAGTCGATTTGCCTAGTATTAAGAAAGCATTTCATGAATTTATCGACAAGAATCAGTTACAATCTCACTACAGAATGAATACTAGTGTGGAGTATTTAGACAAGTTCGGTCCTACCAAATATGTGATAGTAGCTAAAAAATCTGATCCTGCTACGGATTATGATGAATGGTATTTGGAAAGCTTTGACGCCGTTATCATAGCTAATGGACATTTCTTAACTCCATACATTCCCTATTACATGAGCCAGCCTaaagatggtgaattaGCTGCAAAGACTATCCACGACTTTAATAAGAAGTTTTCAGGAGCTCTTGTACATCTCAGAGATATCGATGGTTGGTATCACAATGTTTTACCACAACTACCTGAAAAATCCCAACATAGACGCCTGGTAATTGTAGGAAAGAGTTTTAGTTGTATGGATGTCTTAAAGAGAATTCAACATTTACAAGATAGTGGTGACTACGAGATAATAATTTCTACAAATCAGAAACCTGAACCAGATGAACGTAGTCCCTTCAAGTGGTTTGACGAATGGCTTTTACAAACTGATAGAGTGACTATCAAGCCCCAGATTCAAGAGTTTGACCTAAGTACAAATGACCCTCAGATCAAATTTGTTGATGGTTCTCACTACAAGGTGGATTACGTTCTATTTGCTACAGGTTACCTATACAGTTTCCCCTTCATTTCGCCACAGTTATTAGAAAGCTGTAGAATAACCACTACACCTGACCCCAGAAATGAGGATCATCAGCCATCCAACGTCTCTAGGGTCACAGGTCTCTATCTGCATACATTTTCGATAGCGGAACCTACCCTGACGTTCTGTGGAATTTCGAGCAATGCTAATTTCCAATCATTTGACATCTCAGCAAAAGCTATTGTGGGAGCCTTCACTAAGTTTAATAAGCAATTCCAACTACAAAACCCGGTTGATTTTCCCCATTTTGATTCCGTCTGGAGCCAAGTTTTACCCCCAATTAGAGAGCAACTAATGTGGACTCAGGAGAGATATCTAAAGACTGGTAACAGCGGTGCATTTCACTATTACTTCCCGCTAGAACTACTATTTCAAGAATGGCTCGAGCCTTCTaagagaatttttccaGATGGTGAACAAGTCCAGTTTCCTTCCAGTTGGCGTGAACAGAGAAAGGATGGATTCGAAAGACTACAAAAGCTGTTCCAGAATGCAATGCAGACTGGTTCATCGCAttgaaaattctttgaaatagaTCAAATGTGGTCATCTTGCCCTGTATTTACTTTTGCACTTATTGGGAAATATATTGAAGTTAGTTCGGCAAGGCGCGACGTTAGGGAATACTACCAACTGctactattactactatACCGATCACTGACTATAATTGAAAACTAGCTAAAAGGTGTAGAAAAGTTCTTGTAAAGCTCTAATATAGAAGTGCATTAGGAGCTATTTGATCAGAACAATGGAAGACTACCAGTCTCCTTCACAGGTGTCATTGAACACCAAGAGACTTTCGGCGATGATCGATTCGCTAcatcaagatcaagacGATAAAGATCTTTTGAACAACACACGGGAGTCTTCACCAGTTACCACTCCCAAGAGGATTCAACATCCACATTCTAAAATGACATCAAACCAAGGTTCACCTACCAAACTACCTCGATCGCCTGGTGGTTTTAATGTAGCTTTAAATACTCCAGACAAAGACTATAGGGCAAGTATGCTTTCCAACTATTCTGGTGTTGTACAAGAAGGTGTTGGTGTTTCTTACgtgatgaagaatcctCAAAGCGTCATAAAGGAGGAATCAAAACCTCGATTGCCTACGTTTCCCTCGGCAGAGACTATCCAGGCAAGTAGCAGGAAACCTACTGGTGCCAGTGAGGATGTTGTGCTTAAAAAAGTCGAAAATGTAACGACAGGACGTGGTATTTCTAATGCGTCTGCTGGTGGTTCTAGATCAAGTTCTGAAGCTCCCAGACATGGctctttgaaattattgTCTATCAATGGTAACAAGAGATCAGTACAACCGAAATCGTCCATTGGATCTGGTAATATGGCAAGTGAAAGTGAAACTTCAAATCAAAATACTgatctttcaaatactcCTAAAAACCAACAGAACGATGAACAATTCCCCCGAATCTCTACTCCAAGAGTCGACAGTGATACTGAATCTATAGCTACAAGTATTATACCAGAAGTTACCACAACAACTAATGGTCATGATAAGGGAATTCCACCAGAAAGATCTGAAACTACAGATTACAACCCAGCTATACCACCAAGAAATAGAAACAGACCATTGTCCAAGTACCTTCTAcaggaagatgatgatgttgtagaattggatgatgaagaacatAACAGTCGGAGTTTAAAAATACCTGATTCGCGCACAAGAGGATCCTCAGTGACAAATGTATCGGAAACTTATTACTCCGTTGCAGGTTCTGACGCTAAAGGTGATAGAGTCGATATAGATTTAACAAACGAAGACGATGGAGCCGAAGAGGTGGACACCTATTTATCAAGGCCATTACCTACAGTTCCACAATCAGCTGAGGTCCACAGAGATTCTACAGTTAAACGTGAACAAGGTAGAGAACCTGAGGTGGTTACAACGTTAACATCTAcaagtttgaaaaatcaagGAGGTGAAGATTCAGACGATCAGTACGAATACATTGATGAATCAGGTAGAGTGTTAGAAAATCCAACACCACAAATAACTCCGTCAAGTCATAAAACTGGAAGTACtaagaataaaagaaagaaacaGCAAGAATTAAGACAGTTTGATGTAGATACTTTATCACAACTTTTAAACGTCACTAAGGGTACTCTAATAGGTGCAGAATTCGCTAATTTAGGTATGAAAATTGAGGAGAAAAGagcattggaaagattaGTCGATTCATTGTCGCGACTAACAGCAGATATGGTCTTAGATCCTGATCGTTACGAAGAAGGATTGAGAAGGCTCAATAAAGCCACTAAAGCATTAGAAGGATTTTAACAACGAACAGTTGCATTACAGTCATAGTTGTCATTTATTAACTCTTGTTTCactatttttatttttttaattttctcttgtttACTTAAGTATAGTATAGTATTTCATAGGACTTTTAGTTGGTTTTCATTGTTTAAgcttatttgaaaaatatcgatgaaatgagatgagatgaggAATACTTTAAAAAGCTCACAGCTTATAATGTTTGGTCTTAGAAATTCATTGATTTCATTGAAAGGCACAAGGACCCTCACAAATTATACTAGATGTTGCCAGCAACAGAGAGATAAGATTTTATCGAAGAATCCCACGACTACCGGCcattttaaagatgaagatgattgGACCAGTGTTCAAGAGAGACAGGTCTTCGATAAGATCTTTGAAGAGCTTGCTAGTAAGCAAGAAATGAGGCATAGGAACTcacaagaaattttacacCAGGCTCAAGTGgctaataataataaaaatcgTAAAGATGGTGTACATGTTGTCTTCggtaagaagaaggaagagcTAAGTCCACAAGACCAAAAATTAAAGGACTTCCTCGAGAGTACAGGTCGTAAATCTAAAGATACAGCTGCTAAAATCACTAAAGATGATATTAGATTGAAACCTGTATCTCTAATAGAGCAAACGGAGGATAAGCCAAGTATACTGCccaatttgaattcaaaaTTCAATGAAGAGACATTACACGATTTAAAATCACGGATTCAACTGAAAGCAACTCTAGATACCGCTATGAAACCATTCATTAATGGTTTggttgaaaaaattgaaactgaTTACGACTTTTTCCAAGtggttaaagaattgatcaCTGTGTATTTACAAAGGGATCAACAATTGGACATCGGAGACCAGCTTGTCTCTAAGAATCTAATCAATCAGATTGAAACCAGTTGTATAGATGATCCTCATAGGCTTCCCGCACCATATCAAATAACATTACCATTTACGCTGGTCAAACTATTGACAGTGGATGAGCTTAATTTCCCATCTTATAGCAAGTATACCATTGCATCATACATCTACCAAGAGTGTAAGAAAAGCTCTGATGTCTCCCTGTATTTGAACGTCTGTGACGTCGATTTCTACAATGTTTTACTACAGTTGTCGTGGGACAATTTCAGAGAAATTAATCAGCTGAAGCAATATACCACAGAGATGAGCATCAATGGTATAATGGGTGATTTATACACGGTGGAAATGCTAGATAAAATCTGTTATGACTTAAGATACCTCAATGATGATATtcctgatgaagaaactacTGAAAATATAGCTAACCAATCTGCTGTTGGTGTCGTATGGTGCAGGGAGAACGCTCtacaattgaatcaagtGGAAACCTATTTAACTAGACTGAAGGAAAGTTTGGCATAATTCACCTAGCCGCCCAAATATCCGCTTTAACCTTATACTAGTTCCTTACACCACATACtaaaatcattttcttcCGCCATCCGCCTTGCGAAGATTCAAGGTGTATAACGAAGCTCCTTCTATAGCATTTAAACCTTTATAATATATAAGACAAATAGGAAAGAGTAATGTGTTATTGAGGGTTGTATCCAAATCAATCAGTGTGAAAATTACCAGGATCCAACTGTCATGGCAGCCCCGAGCCTTGCTAGTACATCAGAACGTTGTCATGAAATTGCACAGTCATACTTGCAAATAGAAGAACCATTGAGTCAAATCATCAGAGAGACACAGAATGCTATAAAGCTAACACAGAAACTATTGcttaatgaaattttcccaCGATGGTCACCTTTCAATGGAGaaatttccttttcttATAACGGCGGGAAAGATTGTCAAGTGTTATTAATAATATACCTAGGATGTCTATGGGAATACTACAAGACTAATATGAATGGACAGGAGTTCCCCCTCAAGACTTTGAAAGCCGTTTTCATAGACCAGGACAAGACCTTCCAGACGCTGGAACAATTCGTTGAATCCACAAAGAAACGATATTCGTTATCGTTATACGAATCTGATCGTAATCATACCAAGGCTTTATCGATGCCAGAAGCATTTCACAAATATTTAGGAGATCAACCAGAGACTAAGGCCATTGTTGTAGGGATTCGATATGCAGATCCATTTGCACAAGATTTAAAACCAATCCAAAGGACAGACGATGGTTGGCCTGATTTTTTAAGGTTGCAGCCATTGCTACATTGGAAATTAGCATACATTTGGTCATTTTTACTCTACAGCGGCGAACCAATATGTGGGATCTATAGCGTTGGGTTTTCATCTCTAGGTGATATCAACCACACATTGCCTAATCCCTATCTAGCCAAAACAAACGATTTACCACTGCGCTATCAATGGGAAATAACTCACGGTTGTGAAGGTGTGGTGAATTGCTCGCCATTGTCGTCGCAAGACTCTCATTTCCAAAATAATGAGTACTTGCCCGGATGGTATTTGTTGGATGATTCACTAGAAAGATGTGGCAGaattaaaaagaataaaactTAGACTTTTGGATTATATACATGTATAGTAAATTGATATGAAGAGAGCAAACCAATCCGTTAACCAATTAATCAATCATGAGGTTTACCACCGACCTTGTTGTAAAGTCTAGCAGCATGGTAATTGATATTACTCTTTTCCACTTTATTTCCCTTACCCATTGCATTTTCAGCAGTACAATACTTTAAATCCTTGGCTAGATTCTCACACACTGGATTCATGTGTCCGTTTGAGGACCAACATTGTAGAAGGTTCGACATAAGCACCAAACATTTGTTAGCTTCTTGTCTTATTATGGGTTTCTTAACTTTAAGACGTGGTAATGGTGGCAGTCTGTGAATGGGAGGTTTACCAGACATATTCTAAAGATCTACAGAACCTTTCCTACCTCTGCTCTTCACTCTTCTTTGAAGTTAGATGAGCTTTGAACAtgacttttttttcaacaagcTCATCTTGACAAAGTTTACCCACCATATATAAACTAATATTTAAGACACTATTTGACATAAAGAGGGCGTAAGAATATCTTATGGGATTCAATCGATTCAGTAGTTCATTTACTGGTACTCCTTTAGATCAGGCATACGAAGAATTTTCTTATCTTTGTTTTCAGCGTAAACTTGAAGcttcttcattaattctgaattcttccacttttCAGGAATTGGGCTCGTTTCGTAGTTCTTGGTAGCCCAGTAGTAGATATCCCAATCCAATTCGTCTAACAACGAATCATATTCTGCCAATTGTTCCGGAGtcatttctttcaagtaTTTAGCAGCAAAACCACCTAATAAGAGATCAGTTTCCAATATACCTCTTTTCCTTGATTGATAAATCAGACGAGCTCTTTTACGATCTAGCGGTTCATTGTGTCTCTTGATAGGTTCCACTTTAATTCTTAACGATACATCATCCTTTGATTTGGTGGCTAAACCCCTGTAAAGATGCGTAGTTGATACTAAGAACTGAGGTTGATAAAAGAACCTTGTGGCTGTTTTTGAAGCTATAAAACTAATCCTAGGCAGATACATGGAGCGTTGCTTGGAGTCTATATCGTCTTCCTTCCGTATAAGAAGTAGTTTACTTCAAGATTGACTGTAAGTAAAGTAAAACTCGGTCAAGGGAAAAAAGTGTCAAAGCCAGTtgaatattggaaaaatttgataaagaGCAATGAGAAAGTTGTAATTGGGTTCTTTTTTGAGAGTAAAATTGTGTGATTCTAATGATACACTTTTTGGTATATATAATCTCATCGCATTGCATTCTTTACCGATTAAAATAGTCTAACCTGCCCTGCAGGAAATAGAACTTCACCAGTCAAACAACTGATTAGTTTATCGTCATAAGTGTAGGCTCTCATGACGAAAACATACCTTCCTGGTGGTACTTCCGCTGGGATGGAaacttctttctttaagTTATAAGTACCAGGTTTAATTGGGCACTTCAAATCGTCAACATCGTGCTCCTCTAATTGCTCACATAGATCGTAGGTATTGTAAAGCAGACGAATGTAACCCAAACGGACTTCTACATCGACATATGCACCATCGACTAGTTCTTGGTGCAACTGACCTGATGCTACAATGGTCAAATTGTGACCTCTTTGAGGAGGATTTGGTGATAATTCGACGGAGCTAATGTCCAATAACTGCTTATCATCGACATCGCATTGGAGAACGGGGGAGCCACCAGGAATTGGCTTATTAGTAGCCAATTGGTGAACTTCCAGGGAGTGGAATCCGTTGAAGGGAAGTAAACTTGCAAAAGCTGTCGAGAACAGGGCTAGTAGAGCTAGGAAGAGTTTCATAGAGAGGcagaaaaattattatgCTTGGAAGGTTGTGGTGATGTTCATGGTTAAAGGTTCTAATTAAGGTGCAACAACCTTTGACCCCATTTAACTACCAGGCCTCGGAGTCGCGTTAAACGAGCAGGTCTATAATAAAAAGTTGAGGCTGCTAGTGCGCTAACGGTTGGATTTGAAGCTTTGAAAGTCTGTGGAATGAGTTTTACGGGTTCAAATTGATGGGAATAGGCTTTCTTGGCAACTCCGAGCACCCATTATCTGTAGCAGTAGGGTAGGTAGATACCATTACAAGACCTAAGCTAAGCGGCAATGAATTATTCATTCTATCTTAACGTTACACGAAAATGCATTATTTAATTAAAGTCTTATCTTGCCATTACCAACTATCAACTATCAACGAAGAAAATTGGTGCTCATTGGAAGCATTAACATACATATAGTTGTATCGTCAGTCATGCGAAATACTGGtacaaaaaaattattacaAGGGTTCGTTACAAGAAGTATCCACCACGTTGAGTGCTATTACTTGCAGCGGTCTCTTGAATGTAGTCATCCGGCACTGCCGagaatattttaaaagtgGGTTCCAAGTCTTCATCCACTTTCATGACACTGGCAACATTACCACATCTGTAGCAGTAATTAGGTGCTGACCAAACTGTAACCACATCCTTCTCTGGGAAATGGTACTTGAAACCCTCCATTACCAATTGGTGGGCTCTTGCAATCAAATTTAGACCATTGACATGGTTGAATTCTCTAGCGACCTTGGATCCAAATAACCATCCAGCACCTCTTGGTGAAACTTGCCAATCTTCCACATTATCAGGATCAGACCAAAGCAAATCCGAAAACCCACCTTCATGAGGCACTTCTTGAGCACGCGAAAGAACTCTTATTTGATCTAGCATTCTAATTTCTGGAGAAAGACCACCGTGAACACATAATATCCTACCGTCGATGATTGCAGCTAACGTTAGGAAATCAAATACTTGACAACAGTATTTCCACACTGTAGTAGATCCGTATTTGTTTAAACATTCTTCATAAAAACCATAAACTTGAGTAATTTGTCTTGATTCATGATTACCTCTTACCATGGTAATTCTGGATGGATATTTCACTTTTAAGCACATTAAAAGTGTGAAAGTCTCTAAACTATAATAACCACGATCGACATAGTCACCTAGAAAGATGTAATTCACAGAGTCTGGGAATCCACCTGCAGTTCTAAACAACTCTAAAAGATCGTGAAACTGTCCGTGTATGTCACCACATACCGTCACCGGTGTCTGTACAGGTTGAATATTACTCTCCTCCATTAAAAGTTCCTTAACCATTTCACATAATTgtttcatttcattttcagtCAATGACTGacatttcttgatcttttcgAGCCACTCATCTGGATTACTATCCACCATGGCGTAATACCGTTGATTAAATTAATTTATTACAGACTATGTGGacacctttgaaaaaaaacaCAATTAAAACTTTTGGATTAGCCTCACCCACTTTAACAATGATTATCGGGTTGCAACTGAGGTTAAAAGCGTCTATTAATACCACTTCTTGGTATTATTTGTAATGCTTTGCATTAAACGTTGCGCCCATACTAGTATGTTGTTCGATCGATGCGATGCCCGTTAGTCaaatattatcattatgTACGTTGAAAGTAAAACTAGCAATAATACAAAATATTGGATTTTAGCCGCCCATTTTTGGGCTTCAACCGTCTAACCAGGCATCGTCAGAGTTCAGAGGGAACGCTTGAACCACCCTATCTTGTATAGGGGGCAAAATTTCCTGTGTTTGGTGGGTCTTTTTGACAACACAGGTTCTTAACAGTGGGAAACAGTTACCTCTTAATA from the Zygosaccharomyces rouxii strain CBS732 chromosome B complete sequence genome contains:
- the MTF2 gene encoding Mtf2p (weakly similar to uniprot|P10849 Saccharomyces cerevisiae YDL044C MTF2 Mitochondrial matrix protein that interacts with an N-terminal region of mitochondrial RNA polymerase (Rpo41p) and couples RNA processing and translation to transcription), giving the protein MRNTLKSSQLIMFGLRNSLISLKGTRTLTNYTRCCQQQRDKILSKNPTTTGHFKDEDDWTSVQERQVFDKIFEELASKQEMRHRNSQEILHQAQVANNNKNRKDGVHVVFGKKKEELSPQDQKLKDFLESTGRKSKDTAAKITKDDIRLKPVSLIEQTEDKPSILPNLNSKFNEETLHDLKSRIQLKATLDTAMKPFINGLVEKIETDYDFFQVVKELITVYLQRDQQLDIGDQLVSKNLINQIETSCIDDPHRLPAPYQITLPFTLVKLLTVDELNFPSYSKYTIASYIYQECKKSSDVSLYLNVCDVDFYNVLLQLSWDNFREINQLKQYTTEMSINGIMGDLYTVEMLDKICYDLRYLNDDIPDEETTENIANQSAVGVVWCRENALQLNQVETYLTRLKESLA
- the SIT4 gene encoding type 2A-related serine/threonine-protein phosphatase SIT4 (highly similar to uniprot|P20604 Saccharomyces cerevisiae YDL047W SIT4 Type 2A-related serine-threonine phosphatase that functions in the G1/S transition of the mitotic cycle cytoplasmic and nuclear protein that modulates functions mediated by Pkc1p including cell wall and actin cytoskeleton organization), giving the protein MVDSNPDEWLEKIKKCQSLTENEMKQLCEMVKELLMEESNIQPVQTPVTVCGDIHGQFHDLLELFRTAGGFPDSVNYIFLGDYVDRGYYSLETFTLLMCLKVKYPSRITMVRGNHESRQITQVYGFYEECLNKYGSTTVWKYCCQVFDFLTLAAIIDGRILCVHGGLSPEIRMLDQIRVLSRAQEVPHEGGFSDLLWSDPDNVEDWQVSPRGAGWLFGSKVAREFNHVNGLNLIARAHQLVMEGFKYHFPEKDVVTVWSAPNYCYRCGNVASVMKVDEDLEPTFKIFSAVPDDYIQETAASNSTQRGGYFL
- the SDH5 gene encoding succinate dehydrogenase assembly factor SDH5 (highly similar to uniprot|Q08230 Saccharomyces cerevisiae YOL071W EMI5 Non-essential protein of unknown function required for transcriptional induction of the early meiotic-specific transcription factor IME1 also required for sporulation), giving the protein MYLPRISFIASKTATRFFYQPQFLVSTTHLYRGLATKSKDDVSLRIKVEPIKRHNEPLDRKRARLIYQSRKRGILETDLLLGGFAAKYLKEMTPEQLAEYDSLLDELDWDIYYWATKNYETSPIPEKWKNSELMKKLQVYAENKDKKILRMPDLKEYQ
- the MRP10 gene encoding mitochondrial 37S ribosomal protein mS37 (similar to uniprot|O75012 Saccharomyces cerevisiae YDL045W-A MRP10 Mitochondrial ribosomal protein of the small subunit), which gives rise to MSGKPPIHRLPPLPRLKVKKPIIRQEANKCLVLMSNLLQCWSSNGHMNPVCENLAKDLKYCTAENAMGKGNKVEKSNINYHAARLYNKVGGKPHD
- the FAD1 gene encoding FMN adenylyltransferase (similar to uniprot|P38913 Saccharomyces cerevisiae YDL045C FAD1 Flavin adenine dinucleotide (FAD) synthetase performs the second step in synthesis of FAD from riboflavin), which codes for MAAPSLASTSERCHEIAQSYLQIEEPLSQIIRETQNAIKLTQKLLLNEIFPRWSPFNGEISFSYNGGKDCQVLLIIYLGCLWEYYKTNMNGQEFPLKTLKAVFIDQDKTFQTLEQFVESTKKRYSLSLYESDRNHTKALSMPEAFHKYLGDQPETKAIVVGIRYADPFAQDLKPIQRTDDGWPDFLRLQPLLHWKLAYIWSFLLYSGEPICGIYSVGFSSLGDINHTLPNPYLAKTNDLPLRYQWEITHGCEGVVNCSPLSSQDSHFQNNEYLPGWYLLDDSLERCGRIKKNKT
- the NPC2 gene encoding sterol transporter (similar to uniprot|Q12408 Saccharomyces cerevisiae YDL046W NPC2 Putative homolog of human NPC2/He1 which is a cholesterol-binding protein whose deficiency causes Niemann-Pick type C2 disease involving retention of cholesterol in lysosomes); translated protein: MKLFLALLALFSTAFASLLPFNGFHSLEVHQLATNKPIPGGSPVLQCDVDDKQLLDISSVELSPNPPQRGHNLTIVASGQLHQELVDGAYVDVEVRLGYIRLLYNTYDLCEQLEEHDVDDLKCPIKPGTYNLKKEVSIPAEVPPGRYVFVMRAYTYDDKLISCLTGEVLFPAGQVRLF
- the NBA1 gene encoding Nba1p (similar to uniprot|Q08229 Saccharomyces cerevisiae YOL070C Protein of unknown function green fluorescent protein (GFP)-fusion protein localizes to the cell periphery cytoplasm and bud neck potential Cdc28p substrate) encodes the protein MEDYQSPSQVSLNTKRLSAMIDSLHQDQDDKDLLNNTRESSPVTTPKRIQHPHSKMTSNQGSPTKLPRSPGGFNVALNTPDKDYRASMLSNYSGVVQEGVGVSYVMKNPQSVIKEESKPRLPTFPSAETIQASSRKPTGASEDVVLKKVENVTTGRGISNASAGGSRSSSEAPRHGSLKLLSINGNKRSVQPKSSIGSGNMASESETSNQNTDLSNTPKNQQNDEQFPRISTPRVDSDTESIATSIIPEVTTTTNGHDKGIPPERSETTDYNPAIPPRNRNRPLSKYLLQEDDDVVELDDEEHNSRSLKIPDSRTRGSSVTNVSETYYSVAGSDAKGDRVDIDLTNEDDGAEEVDTYLSRPLPTVPQSAEVHRDSTVKREQGREPEVVTTLTSTSLKNQGGEDSDDQYEYIDESGRVLENPTPQITPSSHKTGSTKNKRKKQQELRQFDVDTLSQLLNVTKGTLIGAEFANLGMKIEEKRALERLVDSLSRLTADMVLDPDRYEEGLRRLNKATKALEGF
- a CDS encoding uncharacterized protein (weakly similar to uniprot|P38866 Saccharomyces cerevisiae YHR176W FMO1 Flavin-containing monooxygenase, localized to the cytoplasmic face of the ER membrane; catalyzes oxidation of biological thiols to maintain the ER redox buffer ratio for correct folding of disulfide- bonded proteins); this encodes MIKKVAVIGGGPAGLCSVYQALKSQSEDYGFECVGFEGKSKLGGVWSDTPGESLESPTVVGQLAKLQDPTIAHDPRNIFYDNSPLVNPADGSIQLKTLSGTGNKKPLKISRRQSLRDGICFADKTGIYDDFVSNTPKEMMSFENSSIGQSNPDIYPLVDLPSIKKAFHEFIDKNQLQSHYRMNTSVEYLDKFGPTKYVIVAKKSDPATDYDEWYLESFDAVIIANGHFLTPYIPYYMSQPKDGELAAKTIHDFNKKFSGALVHLRDIDGWYHNVLPQLPEKSQHRRLVIVGKSFSCMDVLKRIQHLQDSGDYEIIISTNQKPEPDERSPFKWFDEWLLQTDRVTIKPQIQEFDLSTNDPQIKFVDGSHYKVDYVLFATGYLYSFPFISPQLLESCRITTTPDPRNEDHQPSNVSRVTGLYLHTFSIAEPTLTFCGISSNANFQSFDISAKAIVGAFTKFNKQFQLQNPVDFPHFDSVWSQVLPPIREQLMWTQERYLKTGNSGAFHYYFPLELLFQEWLEPSKRIFPDGEQVQFPSSWREQRKDGFERLQKLFQNAMQTGSSH